A region of the Chitinispirillales bacterium genome:
CTCAGAAATAAAATTGCAAAATAATCCTCAATCGCTTCCTATGCAAATAAGCATTTTTGAAACGACTCCGCAAAATCCAGTTGTCGATATAATACAAAAAACCGACATTGAAAACATTACTCCGATAGAAGCGTTAAAAATTTTTGCCGAGTTAAAAAAGATGTGTTAATAAGTTTCGGCGATTATTATTTTACATTGTCGGTTTTAGTGAAAGATAAAATATGACGAAAAAAACTATTCCTTTTTCAAAAGGACAAATTGACGATTTGAATAAAAAAGAGCAAACCCCGTTCTATATATACGAAGAAAACGGAATTGTCGAAAATTTGAAAAACTTCAAAAACGCATTTTCTTGGATTGATTTCAAAGAATTTTTTGCGGTGAAAGCGACGCCGAACCCCTACATCCTCAAACTCCTGAAGAATTATGATATAGGCGCGGATTGTTCTTCGATGGCGGAATTGGTTTTGGCGCAAAAGTCGGGCGTTTCCGGTGAAAATATAATTTTCACCTCAAACAATACGCCCGCAGACGAATTTAAAAAAGCGTCGCAATTAGGGGCTATAATAAATTTTGACGATATTTCGCACATAAAATTTTACGAACAAAACGCTGGGAAACTTCCCGAACGAGTATCGTTTCGTTACAATCCTGGTAACTTAAAATCCGGAAATTCAATTATAGGCGATCCGATTAGCGCAAAGTACGGATTTACGAAAAAACAATTATTCGACGGTTACGAATACTGCAAAAACGCGGGGGTAAAGAAATTCGGATTACACGCGATGGTCGCATCAAACGAATTGAACGCGGATTATTTTGTGGAAACGGCGAAAATTCTCTTTGAAGAAGTT
Encoded here:
- a CDS encoding diaminopimelate decarboxylase; translation: MTKKTIPFSKGQIDDLNKKEQTPFYIYEENGIVENLKNFKNAFSWIDFKEFFAVKATPNPYILKLLKNYDIGADCSSMAELVLAQKSGVSGENIIFTSNNTPADEFKKASQLGAIINFDDISHIKFYEQNAGKLPERVSFRYNPGNLKSGNSIIGDPISAKYGFTKKQLFDGYEYCKNAGVKKFGLHAMVASNELNADYFVETAKILFEEVLEISKKIKISFEFVNFGGGIGIPYHPEQKSVDLQKIGDETKKLYEKIIIANGLSPLKIFMECGRMITGPFGYLVSKVLHKKSTYKEFIGLDACMANLMRPALYGAYHHISILGKENFPNEIIADITGSLCENNDKFAIDRKLPKVEIGDIFVIHDAGAHGHSMGFNYNGKLRCAEFLMRENGDFLKIRRAETIEDLFATLDFENLETFK